A region of Vigna radiata var. radiata cultivar VC1973A chromosome 10, Vradiata_ver6, whole genome shotgun sequence DNA encodes the following proteins:
- the LOC106775195 gene encoding glycine-rich protein 5 has translation MNPTITFLFFFTLILIPSPSFATRPASKPNQLRHSKDTTTNNNNNNNNQGGAFGGAAGPGGFFGPGGGFSIPGFGSGFGNGIGGGYGSGYGGPNGGSSKGGIIKPTVVCKDRGPCFQKKVTCPAKCFSSFSRSGKGYGGGGGGGGCTIDCKKKCTAYC, from the coding sequence ATGAACCCCACAATcacctttctcttcttcttcacccttATTCTCATACCTTCACCCTCCTTCGCAACCCGACCCGCATCCAAACCTAATCAACTCAGGCATTCCAAAGACACCACCaccaataacaacaacaacaacaacaaccaaggTGGTGCTTTCGGTGGTGCAGCTGGTCCAGGTGGCTTCTTTGGCCCCGGTGGGGGCTTCAGCATACCCGGATTCGGAAGCGGGTTTGGGAACGGCATCGGAGGAGGCTACGGATCCGGGTATGGAGGTCCGAATGGAGGCTCCTCTAAAGGTGGCATCATAAAACCAACCGTTGTGTGCAAAGACCGGGGCCCTTGTTTCCAGAAGAAGGTCACGTGTCCAGCCAAGTGCTTCTCCTCCTTCAGCCGCTCCGGCAAGGGCTACGGCGGTGGCGGAGGTGGCGGTGGCTGTACCATTGACTGCAAAAAGAAATGCACCGCTTATTGCTAA
- the LOC106775500 gene encoding uncharacterized protein LOC106775500 isoform X2 gives MGPKTGTLLPPSSEPEQFFLTPLLLRYVKPNMKICCNDILETIQRNDILRAWYEELRKTRMAELKRSLEISEDSIGSLESKLERLKGGKNEKRDGCDVDNGSGHPKLHVASHKLERVESSTKDTSKDGLSAGSFTHETLPSVPVQHFETKPDKLLNVDKLAYIVYQGEGGTFKKRRGKRKRKDCGKNTKEPSMAESVLLDSVDVMSWCKENSTSNYSEVAKSSDVNYQNRNLKKSRVEDMVKILDSIFETKCASAFRRRLDSQKRGRYKKMIRQHMDFDSIRSRISNQTIRSCVELFRDLLLLTNNALVFYSKNTREYKFALLLRDVVTKKIKESWKDSSNKVTNTEVTNAPIELAMHVKPKSIRPANRKTVAKTSGGNISVSGVSHGTKKHSKVDSPSSVESLSVKKRGFGRPKKVGRGSASQKPAVPMKGKKKVRSK, from the exons ATGGGACCAAAGACTGGAACGTTGTTGCCACCGAGCTCCGAGCCCGAACAGTTTTTTCTTACACCGTTACTCCTCAG GTATGTAAAGCCAAATATGAAGATCTGCTGCAACGATATTCTGGAAACAA TTCAAAGGAATGACATTCTCAGGGCTTGGTATGAGGAGCTTAGGAAGACTAGAATGGCAGAGTTGAAGAGATCTCTAGAGATATCTGAGGATTCAATTGG GTCTCTTGAATCTAAGCTTGAAAGACTGAAGGGTGGTAAGAATGAGAAAAGAGATGGTTGTGATGTTGATAATGGATCAGGTCATCCAAAGTTGCACGTCGCTTCACATAAATTAGAAAGAGTTGAATCTTCCACTAAAGACACATCAAAGGATGGACTATCTGCTGGGAGTTTCACACATGAAACTCTTCCATCTGTGCCTGTTCAACATTTCGAGACCAAGCCTGACAAACTTTTGAATGTAGATAAGTTAGCATACATTGTATACCAAGGAGAAGGGGGAACTTTTAAGAAACGAAGAGGGAAGAGGAAAAGGAAGGATTGTGGCAAAAATACCAAGGAACCAAGTATGGCAGAGAGTGTTTTGTTAGATTCAGTTGATGTTATGTCATGGTGTAAAGAAAATTCTACCAGTAACTACAGTGAAGTTGCCAAATCAAGCGATGTAAATTATCAGAATAGGAACTTGAAAAAGAGTAGGGTGGAAGACATGGTGAAGATTTTggattctatttttgaaactaaaTGTGCTTCTGCATTTCGTCGTAGACTTGATAGTCAG AAGAGAGGGAGGTACAAGAAAATGATCCGACAACACATGGACTTTGACAGCATAAGGTCAAGAATTAGCAACCAAACAATTAGATCATGTGTAGAACTTTTTCGAGACTTGCTTCTACTCACTAACAATGCTTTGGTTTTCTACTCCAAAAACACTCGTGAATACAAATTTGCTCTATTATTAAGAGACGTTGTGACAAAAAAGATAAAGGAAAGTTGGAAGGACTCAAGTAACAAAGTCACCAACACCGAAGTTACTAATGCGCCGATTGAATTAGCTATGCATGTGAAACCAAAAAGCATAAGACCTGCCAATAGAAAAACAGTAGCAAAAACAAGTGGAGGAAATATTTCTGTTTCTGGAGTTTCACATGGTACAAAGAAACATAGTAAAGTCGATTCTCCATCTTCTGTGGAATCCCTGAGCGTGAAGAAGAGAGGTTTTGGTCGACCAAAAAAGGTTGGACGAGGATCTGCAAGTCAAAAGCCTGCAGTGCCAATGaagggaaagaaaaaagttagaAGCAAGTAA
- the LOC106775500 gene encoding uncharacterized protein LOC106775500 isoform X1 has protein sequence MGAETWKGWGTWEELLLGGAVLRHGTKDWNVVATELRARTVFSYTVTPQVCKAKYEDLLQRYSGNKAWYEELRKTRMAELKRSLEISEDSIGSLESKLERLKGGKNEKRDGCDVDNGSGHPKLHVASHKLERVESSTKDTSKDGLSAGSFTHETLPSVPVQHFETKPDKLLNVDKLAYIVYQGEGGTFKKRRGKRKRKDCGKNTKEPSMAESVLLDSVDVMSWCKENSTSNYSEVAKSSDVNYQNRNLKKSRVEDMVKILDSIFETKCASAFRRRLDSQKRGRYKKMIRQHMDFDSIRSRISNQTIRSCVELFRDLLLLTNNALVFYSKNTREYKFALLLRDVVTKKIKESWKDSSNKVTNTEVTNAPIELAMHVKPKSIRPANRKTVAKTSGGNISVSGVSHGTKKHSKVDSPSSVESLSVKKRGFGRPKKVGRGSASQKPAVPMKGKKKVRSK, from the exons ATGGGAGCAGAGACGTGGAAGGGGTGGGGCACCTGGGAGGAGCTCCTCCTTGGTGGGGCCGTTCTCCGTCATGGGACCAAAGACTGGAACGTTGTTGCCACCGAGCTCCGAGCCCGAACAGTTTTTTCTTACACCGTTACTCCTCAG GTATGTAAAGCCAAATATGAAGATCTGCTGCAACGATATTCTGGAAACAA GGCTTGGTATGAGGAGCTTAGGAAGACTAGAATGGCAGAGTTGAAGAGATCTCTAGAGATATCTGAGGATTCAATTGG GTCTCTTGAATCTAAGCTTGAAAGACTGAAGGGTGGTAAGAATGAGAAAAGAGATGGTTGTGATGTTGATAATGGATCAGGTCATCCAAAGTTGCACGTCGCTTCACATAAATTAGAAAGAGTTGAATCTTCCACTAAAGACACATCAAAGGATGGACTATCTGCTGGGAGTTTCACACATGAAACTCTTCCATCTGTGCCTGTTCAACATTTCGAGACCAAGCCTGACAAACTTTTGAATGTAGATAAGTTAGCATACATTGTATACCAAGGAGAAGGGGGAACTTTTAAGAAACGAAGAGGGAAGAGGAAAAGGAAGGATTGTGGCAAAAATACCAAGGAACCAAGTATGGCAGAGAGTGTTTTGTTAGATTCAGTTGATGTTATGTCATGGTGTAAAGAAAATTCTACCAGTAACTACAGTGAAGTTGCCAAATCAAGCGATGTAAATTATCAGAATAGGAACTTGAAAAAGAGTAGGGTGGAAGACATGGTGAAGATTTTggattctatttttgaaactaaaTGTGCTTCTGCATTTCGTCGTAGACTTGATAGTCAG AAGAGAGGGAGGTACAAGAAAATGATCCGACAACACATGGACTTTGACAGCATAAGGTCAAGAATTAGCAACCAAACAATTAGATCATGTGTAGAACTTTTTCGAGACTTGCTTCTACTCACTAACAATGCTTTGGTTTTCTACTCCAAAAACACTCGTGAATACAAATTTGCTCTATTATTAAGAGACGTTGTGACAAAAAAGATAAAGGAAAGTTGGAAGGACTCAAGTAACAAAGTCACCAACACCGAAGTTACTAATGCGCCGATTGAATTAGCTATGCATGTGAAACCAAAAAGCATAAGACCTGCCAATAGAAAAACAGTAGCAAAAACAAGTGGAGGAAATATTTCTGTTTCTGGAGTTTCACATGGTACAAAGAAACATAGTAAAGTCGATTCTCCATCTTCTGTGGAATCCCTGAGCGTGAAGAAGAGAGGTTTTGGTCGACCAAAAAAGGTTGGACGAGGATCTGCAAGTCAAAAGCCTGCAGTGCCAATGaagggaaagaaaaaagttagaAGCAAGTAA
- the LOC106774572 gene encoding PAP-specific phosphatase HAL2-like, with the protein MSSYFSSFATKIPRMGKGYHDVFTMTKTKHAVKQPVSCSNYKVPNNLSTQHIGFLSKFPVMEEEQQKRLDVLPELSEDYSKELEVAVRAVQMACSLCQRVQDTIISNTGSVTNHRQVQSKDDNSPVTVADWSVQAIVSWMLSECLGXQNVSIVAEEDVQSLSKANSSELLEAVVETVNQCLAEAPRFGVQEPKCGLSTSDVLEIIGRCSSTGGPTGRFWVLDPVDGTLGFVRGDQYAVALALIEDGEVKLGVLGCPNYPMRKEWLSYHHRYHRIISKLTPPTAETWNKGCVLYAKRGSGKAWMQPLIHVNKMFVWPNHAKQVSVSPIDNPALATFCEPVEKANSSHSFTAGLAHTIGLRKQPLRVYSMVKYAAIARGDAEVFMKFARAGYKEKIWDHAAGVIIIHEAGGMVTDAGGLPLDFSKGLYLEGLDRGIVACSGATLHAKIIDAVDASWGSSGL; encoded by the exons ATGTCTTCATATTTTTCAAGCTTTGCTACAAAAATCCCACGTATGGGGAAGGGGTACCATGATGTCTTCACAATGACCAAGACCAAGCATGCAGTGAAGCAACCAGTTTCATGCTCCAACTATAAAGTGCCCAATAACCTCTCAACGCAGCACATTGGTTTTCTGTCAAAATTTCCTGTCATGGAGGAGGAGCAGCAGAAAAGGTTGGATGTTTTGCCTGAGTTATCAGAGGATTATTCCAAGGAATTGGAGGTGGCTGTTAGAGCAGTGCAGATGGCGTGTTCCCTCTGCCAGAGAGTGCAGGACACTATAATTTCCAACACTGGGTCTGTCACCAATCATCGTCAGGTGCAGTCCAAGGATGATAATTCTCCGGTTACAGTAGCAG ATTGGAGTGTTCAAGCAATTGTCAGCTGGATGTTGTCAGAATGTTTAGGGANTCAAAATGTCTCGATTGTTGCTGAAGAAGATGTTCAAAGTCTGTCCAAAGCTAATTCATCTGAACTGTTAGAAGCTGTGGTTGAAACTGTGAACCAGTGTCTAGCTGAAGCACCTCGTTTTGGAGTTCAGGAGCCAAAATGTGGTCTTTCAACTTCAGATGTTCTTGAAATCATTGGTCGCTGTAGCTCAACGGGGGGACCCACTGGAAGATTTTGGGTACTGGATCCTGTTGATGGTACATTGGGTTTTGTACGTGGAGATCAATATGCTGTAGCTCTAGCACTCATAGAGGATGGAGAAGTGAAGCTTGGTGTTCTTGGATGTCCTAACTACCCAATGAGGAAGGAATGGTTAAGTTATCATCACCGCTATCATAGGATTATATCCAAGTTGACTCCTCCAACAGCTGAAACTTGGAACAAAGGTTGTGTACTATATGCTAAAAGGGGTAGTGGGAAGGCTTGGATGCAACCGCTGATCCATGTCAATAAGATGTTTGTGTGGCCAAACCATGCAAAACAAGTTTCTGTCTCTCCCATTGACAATCCTGCACTTGCCACCTTCTGTGAACCAGTTGAGAAGGCCAATTCAAGCCATTCTTTTACTGCAGGGCTGGCTCACACTATTGGACTCAG GAAACAACCGTTGAGGGTATACAGCATGGTAAAGTATGCAGCAATAGCTCGTGGGGATGCTGAGGTTTTCATGAAGTTTGCAAGGGCTGGTTACAAGGAGAAAATATGGGATCATGCTGCAGGTGTTATCATCATACATGAAGCAGGTGGGATGGTAACAGATGCAGGAGGACTTCCCCTAGACTTCTCAAAAGGCTTATATTTAGAAGGCCTTGATCGTGGCATAGTTGCTTGTTCTGGAGCCACACTACATGCAAAGATCATTGATGCAGTTGATGCTAGCTGGGGCTCTTCTGGCCTCTGA
- the LOC106776169 gene encoding secretory carrier-associated membrane protein produces the protein MAHRYDSNPFDEEEVNPFSEPAVRGKNSSQSSYSGGAFYTTNPGSVAPATNSRLSPLNPEPADYNYGFGATVDIPLDPSTDLKKKEKELQAKEADLRRREQEVRRKEEAAARAGIVLEEKNWPPFFPIIHHDIANEIPVHLQRLQYVAFTSLLGLALCLTWNIIAVTAAWIKGEGVKIWFLAIIYFIAGIPGAYVLWYRPLYRAFRTDSALNFGWFFLFYLLHLGFCILAAVAPPIVFKGKSLTGILAAIDVVGNHAVIGILYFVGFGLFCIETLISIWVIQQVYMYFRGSGKAAEMKQEAARGAMRAAL, from the exons ATGGCTCATCGCTATGATAGTAATCCCTTCGATGAAGAAGAAGTCAATCCCTTCTCT GAACCAGCCGTGAGGGGAAAAAACTCAAGCCAATCAAGTTACAGTGGGGGTGCATTTTACACTACA AATCCTGGAAGTGTTGCCCCTGCCACAAATTCAAGGCTATCACCACTTAATCCTGAACCTGCTGATTACAACTATGGTTTTGGTGCGACAGTTGATATACCTCTTGATCCATCAACG gatttgaaaaagaaggaaaaggaacTCCAAGCCAAGGAGGCTGATTTGAGAAGAAGGGAACAG gaAGTCAGACGGAAAGAAGAAGCTGCTGCACGAG CTGGAATTGTTCTTGAGGAGAAGAATTGGCCACCATTTTTCCCAATTATCCATCATGATATTGCCAATGAAATTCCAGTTCATCTTCAAAGACTGCAATATGTTGCTTTTACTTCATTGTTAG GATTGGCTTTGTGCCTTACATGGAATATTATAGCTGTCACTGCAGCTTGGATCAAGGGAGAAG GTGTGAAAATATGGTTTCTTGCTATTATATACTTCATAGCCGGAATTCCTGGAGCATATGTCTTGTGGTATCGCCCATTATACCGTGCTTTTAG gACCGATAGTGCTTTGAACTTTGGatggtttttcttgttttacctG CTTCACCTGGGATTTTGTATCTTAGCTGCAGTTGCTCCTCCCATAGTTTTCAAAGGAAAATCCTTGAC AGGCATTCTGGCAGCCATAGATGTGGTGGGTAACCATGCAGTGATTGGA ATTTTGTACTTTGTTGGATTTGGGTTGTTCTGCATTGAGACTTTGATCAGCATCTGGGTTATTCAG CAAGTATACATGTACTTCCGTGGTAGTGGTAAGGCTGCTGAGATGAAGCAGGAGGCTGCAAGAGGAGCAATGAGGGCTGCattatga
- the LOC106774463 gene encoding uncharacterized protein LOC106774463, producing MTSIKSLRWLMRKKSGLSDGGKSSFKIRQLPFMAVLCTVMLFIVYRTTKYQYHQEEIDKRWNFWGQPKVYPSTSEKLKGLPRGIIHADSDLELRPLWSRSGLRSKANVYSNRNLLAVPVGIKQKQNVDVMVQKFLRENFTIILFHYDGTVDGWWNLGWSSKAIHIVAQNQTKWWFAKRFLHPDIVSIYDYIFLWDEDLGVEHFSPSRYVKIIKQEGLEISQPALDPNSTEIHHRITIRARTKKFHRRVYERRGSTRCSDSSEGPPCTGFVEGMAPVFSRAAWYCTWHLIQNDLVHGWGVDMKLGYCAQGDRTKNVGVVDSEYVFHKGIQTLGGSGHRMSKVSNLQRTTKRQSGSGIDVRTEIRRQSTWEFEIFKERWNEAISQDKSWVDQRRIRKMHDTKHVTM from the exons ATGACGTCGATCAAATCATTGAGATGGCTCATGAGAAAAAAGAGTGGCTTGTCTGATGGG GGCAAGTCAAGTTTCAAGATCAGACAACTGCCTTTTATGGCAGTTTTGTGTACAGTTATGTTGTTCATTGTGTATAGAACTACAAAGTATCAGTATCACCAAGAAGAG ATTGACAAAAGATGGAATTTCTGGGGACAACCAAAG GTGTATCCTTCAACTTCCGAGAAGTTGAAAGGCTTGCCAAGAGGTATAATACATGCTGATTCAGATTTGGAGTTAAGACCACTTTGGTCGAGAAGTGGTTTAAGATCAAAG GCTAATGTTTACTCTAATCGTAACTTGCTGGCAGTACCAGTTGGTATTAAACAAAAGCAGAATGTTGATGTTATGGTGCAAAAG tTTCTTCGAGAAAACTTCacaattattttattccatTATGATGGCACTGTGGATGGATGGTGGAATCTTGGCTGGAGTAGTAAGGCCATACACATTGTTGCTCAGAATCAAACAAAGTG GTGGTTTGCAAAAAGATTTCTACATCCGGACATAGTGTCTATATATGATTATATCTTTCTCTGGGATGAGGATCTAGGGGTGGAGCATTTTTCACCTTCAAG atatgttaaaattataaagcaAGAAGGTTTGGAGATATCTCAACCAGCTCTTGACCCAAACTCGACAGAGATACATCACAGAATTACAATTAGAGCTAGAACCAAGAAATTTCATAG AAGAGTCTATGAACGCAGAGGCAGTACAAGGTGTTCAGATTCGAGCGAGGGACCACCATGCACTGG GTTTGTGGAAGGTATGGCTCCAGTTTTCTCTCGAGCTGCCTGGTACTGTACTTGGCATCTTATACAG AACGACCTTGTCCATGGTTGGGGAGTGGATATGAAACTAGGATATTGTGCACAG GGAGATCGAACTAAAAATGTGGGAGTTGTTGATAGTGAATATGTATTTCACAAAGGAATACAAACTCTGGGTGGGAGTGGTCACAGAATGTCGAAG GTTTCAAACCTGCAAAGGACAACTAAG AGGCAAAGTGGATCAGGAATTGATGTGCGAACCGAG ATACGAAGGCAATCGACATGGGAATTTGAAATCTTCAAAGAACGTTGGAATGAAGCTATTTCCCAAGACAAAAGTTGGGTTGACCAAAGACGAATAAGAAAAATGCACGACACTAAGCATGTTACTATGTAA